ACAGCCGCCTCCCCTCCGTCCGGCCGACACGAATGACCGAGCCGCAGCGGCACTGGCTGATGGATGAGCGGGCCGTCGAGCGCGCACTGGCGCGCATGGCCCGGGAGCTCATCGAACGCAATGCGGGTAGTGCCGGCTTGACCTTCGTCGGCATCCACCGCCGTGGCGTGCAGCTTGCCGACCGCATTGCCGAGGAAGTCGCCCGGGCCGAGGGGCGCCGGCCGCCCGTCGGCTCGCTGGACATAACGCTGTATCGCGATGACCTGATGGCCATTGGGCCCCGCCCCGTGGTAGGTGAGACCAGGCTCCCGACCGGCGGAATCGACGGCCGCGCGGTGGTGATTGTG
This genomic stretch from Gemmatimonadota bacterium harbors:
- the pyrR gene encoding bifunctional pyr operon transcriptional regulator/uracil phosphoribosyltransferase PyrR, with the translated sequence MTEPQRHWLMDERAVERALARMARELIERNAGSAGLTFVGIHRRGVQLADRIAEEVARAEGRRPPVGSLDITLYRDDLMAIGPRPVVGETRLPTGGIDGRAVVIVDDVCYTGRTARAALDELADFGRPSRIYLCVLVDRGGRELPIHPDIVGRTVETGPDQRVEVMVPELDGCLAVALVPNQPEAA